One cyanobiont of Ornithocercus magnificus DNA segment encodes these proteins:
- a CDS encoding phosphoribosylamine--glycine ligase: protein MSLSSPCQHSLPPLRRLLVVGSGGRENSLAWALQHDREIEQVWVSPGNGGTNLIPGCRQLAIAETDAVSLARACQQRSIDLVIIGPEVSLAAGIADVLRAEGLAVFGPGADGARLETSKTWAKELMKEAGVPTAKYWSVLSFKEAMNVLHSQGHALVVKADGLASGKGVVVARTIKETEEAIRAAFTGRFGNPTSRLVLEERLWGPEVSVFALCDGERMMLLPPVQDHKRLKDGDQGPNTGGMGAYTPARLLNSSTLENVRETILEPTLTALRQRQINYRGVIYAGLMLTADGPRVIEFNCRFGDPECQALMPLLGEQLARVLQCCALGTLDHAPKLTIFERCSACVVAAAAGYPGAPRKGTPMKIGLQPNASLQIFYAGTCNDGKGGLVTCGGRVLAVVAQGENFNEAFTAAYTGISSIEFQGMQYRRDIGYQVRTEPKL, encoded by the coding sequence ATGTCTTTATCCAGCCCATGTCAACACTCATTGCCTCCACTCAGAAGACTACTCGTAGTTGGTAGTGGTGGTAGGGAGAATTCCTTGGCTTGGGCACTGCAACACGACAGAGAAATTGAACAGGTTTGGGTTAGCCCTGGAAACGGCGGTACAAATCTTATACCAGGTTGTAGGCAGCTCGCTATTGCTGAGACAGATGCTGTAAGCCTAGCTAGGGCATGTCAGCAGCGTAGTATTGATCTTGTCATAATCGGCCCTGAAGTTTCACTGGCTGCCGGGATTGCTGACGTCTTGCGTGCTGAAGGGCTAGCTGTGTTTGGTCCTGGAGCTGATGGTGCTCGCTTAGAAACTAGCAAAACTTGGGCTAAAGAGCTTATGAAAGAAGCTGGAGTACCAACAGCCAAGTACTGGTCTGTTCTATCTTTCAAGGAAGCTATGAATGTCCTCCATAGCCAGGGACATGCCTTGGTTGTGAAAGCTGACGGACTTGCATCTGGCAAGGGAGTAGTAGTGGCACGAACAATTAAAGAAACAGAAGAAGCAATCCGTGCGGCCTTTACTGGCCGCTTCGGCAATCCTACCTCTCGACTGGTACTGGAGGAGCGGCTGTGGGGACCAGAAGTATCAGTGTTCGCACTGTGCGATGGGGAACGGATGATGTTGTTACCCCCAGTGCAAGATCATAAACGCTTGAAGGATGGTGACCAGGGTCCTAACACTGGTGGTATGGGCGCCTATACACCAGCAAGGTTACTGAACTCTTCTACACTTGAAAATGTACGCGAGACTATTTTAGAGCCAACGCTTACTGCTCTGAGACAGCGACAGATTAACTACCGAGGTGTTATCTATGCGGGACTTATGCTTACAGCTGATGGTCCTAGGGTGATTGAGTTCAACTGTCGCTTTGGAGACCCTGAATGTCAGGCATTAATGCCTTTACTTGGGGAACAATTAGCACGTGTTTTGCAGTGTTGTGCTTTAGGGACTCTTGACCATGCTCCTAAGTTGACAATTTTCGAGCGCTGTAGTGCTTGTGTAGTCGCAGCTGCTGCCGGTTACCCAGGAGCACCACGGAAGGGTACCCCGATGAAAATTGGCTTACAGCCAAATGCATCCCTACAAATATTCTACGCAGGTACCTGTAATGACGGCAAAGGTGGCTTGGTGACTTGCGGCGGGCGGGTGCTCGCTGTAGTCGCACAGGGGGAGAACTTTAACGAAGCTTTCACAGCAGCATATACAGGAATAAGCAGTATCGAGTTCCAAGGTATGCAGTACCGGCGCGATATTGGATATCAGGTGAGGACTGAACCAAAGCTTTAA
- a CDS encoding phosphoribosylaminoimidazolesuccinocarboxamide synthase has translation MMPDHGLLLYEGKAKRIFAGAEPDIVLVEFKNDTTAFNAQKKTYLHKKGLLNCQISARLFEALEHIGIPTHFLGLASDAWMVVQRADIIPLEVVLRNVAAGSICRQTPIALGTVLTPALLDFYLKDDHLGDPLLTEARLKLLDFVDPKHRVAMEMLTYQVNECLVMLFSRLGLTLVDFKLEFGINSEGTLVVADEISPDTCRLWDQQRDGIYDRILDKDRFRYDLGGVIEAYGEILGRVQQVCPKPRDYL, from the coding sequence ATGATGCCTGATCATGGTCTACTGCTTTACGAAGGCAAGGCAAAAAGAATATTTGCTGGCGCCGAACCTGACATAGTCCTTGTCGAGTTTAAAAACGACACGACTGCTTTTAATGCTCAAAAGAAGACGTATCTGCACAAGAAAGGATTGTTGAACTGCCAGATTTCGGCACGGCTTTTCGAAGCACTGGAACATATAGGAATACCTACTCACTTTCTCGGATTGGCCAGTGATGCGTGGATGGTTGTGCAACGTGCCGACATAATTCCGCTCGAGGTGGTACTGCGTAATGTCGCTGCAGGCTCAATCTGTCGTCAGACGCCTATTGCTTTAGGCACCGTATTGACACCAGCTTTGCTTGATTTCTATCTCAAAGATGACCATCTTGGCGACCCATTACTCACAGAAGCGCGGCTTAAGCTACTCGACTTTGTAGATCCTAAACACCGTGTAGCTATGGAGATGCTGACGTATCAAGTAAATGAATGTCTTGTGATGCTATTTTCTAGACTAGGCCTAACCTTAGTTGATTTTAAGCTCGAATTTGGAATTAACTCTGAAGGTACTTTAGTAGTTGCTGATGAGATTAGTCCAGATACTTGTCGACTTTGGGATCAACAGCGAGACGGAATTTACGACAGAATTCTTGACAAAGATCGGTTCCGGTATGACCTAGGCGGTGTAATTGAAGCATACGGAGAAATTCTCGGACGTGTCCAGCAGGTCTGTCCTAAGCCCCGAGATTATTTGTAG
- a CDS encoding class II fumarate hydratase, producing the protein MLEDLREEYDSFGVVQVPARRLWGAQTQRSLQYFNIGDDLIPKEMVPAYAILKKAAAKVNYISGSITNEQAKLIGLACDEIIRGQHTNEFPLHVWMTGSGTQFNMNINEVIANRCSQLVNQPLGSKRPVHPNDHVNMSQSSNDSFPSAMNIAACISLHSNLFPKVKALREALDAKSSAWSDIVKIGRTHLQDATPLTLGQEFSGYVGMLDDNLSRLKYCLKGLYRLALGGTAVGTGINTNRRFDEKVAVEISKLTGLPFATAKNKFAIQGAHDDLVHLSASLRTLAISLYKIANDIRLMSCGPRAGFNELSIPSNEPGSSIMPGKVNPTQCEALTMIAAQVMANDTAVMLGGAGGQLEMNVYKPLLIFNIMQSIRIISDGCENFRLFLVEGIEPNHKQLKSFVDRSLMLVTALSPIIGYDKASKIARYALDHDITLRQAALQLEFISEEEFDRIVDPKKMICPYTPR; encoded by the coding sequence ATGTTAGAAGACCTACGCGAAGAATATGATAGCTTTGGAGTCGTGCAAGTTCCTGCAAGGAGACTTTGGGGTGCTCAAACGCAACGATCACTGCAATATTTTAATATTGGAGATGACCTGATCCCAAAGGAAATGGTCCCCGCTTATGCTATCCTAAAAAAGGCAGCAGCAAAGGTTAATTATATATCAGGCAGCATTACAAATGAACAAGCTAAGCTGATTGGACTAGCATGCGACGAGATTATAAGAGGTCAACACACAAATGAGTTCCCACTCCATGTCTGGATGACAGGAAGTGGCACGCAATTCAACATGAATATAAATGAAGTAATAGCAAACCGTTGTTCACAGTTAGTAAACCAACCCTTAGGAAGCAAGAGACCAGTACATCCTAATGATCATGTTAATATGTCTCAATCATCTAATGATTCTTTTCCTTCAGCAATGAATATTGCTGCTTGCATTAGCCTACACAGCAATCTTTTCCCAAAGGTCAAGGCTCTCAGGGAGGCATTAGATGCCAAATCTTCTGCGTGGTCTGACATTGTCAAGATAGGAAGAACGCACTTACAAGATGCTACGCCACTAACATTGGGCCAAGAATTCTCAGGATATGTAGGAATGCTTGATGATAACCTATCTCGGCTTAAGTATTGTCTTAAGGGACTTTATCGCCTGGCTCTTGGTGGCACTGCTGTAGGCACTGGTATTAACACCAACAGAAGGTTCGATGAAAAAGTCGCTGTAGAGATTAGTAAATTGACTGGACTCCCATTTGCTACAGCCAAGAACAAGTTCGCTATCCAGGGTGCCCATGATGATCTTGTCCACCTTAGCGCTTCTCTAAGAACTCTTGCAATCTCACTATATAAGATTGCTAATGATATTCGTCTGATGTCATGTGGACCCCGGGCAGGATTCAATGAACTATCAATCCCTTCCAACGAACCGGGTTCATCAATTATGCCAGGTAAAGTTAACCCAACCCAATGTGAGGCGCTTACCATGATAGCTGCTCAGGTTATGGCTAATGATACAGCGGTGATGTTAGGTGGTGCTGGAGGACAACTCGAGATGAATGTTTACAAACCCCTGCTAATTTTTAACATCATGCAGTCTATTCGGATCATTAGTGATGGCTGTGAGAATTTTCGGCTTTTTCTCGTCGAAGGGATCGAGCCAAACCATAAACAACTGAAAAGCTTTGTTGATCGATCCCTGATGCTTGTTACAGCTCTTAGTCCCATCATTGGCTATGATAAAGCATCTAAGATTGCTCGCTATGCACTTGATCACGATATAACACTGAGACAAGCAGCCTTACAGCTTGAATTTATCTCTGAGGAGGAATTTGATAGAATTGTTGATCCTAAGAAAATGATCTGTCCCTATACACCCAGATAA
- a CDS encoding UDP-3-O-acyl-N-acetylglucosamine deacetylase, which translates to MGLLWPLDYNKAWTLGEVTELRGIGLHCGEEAFVRLHPSHTAGVQIRWSDGGPAAPVALDKVRESRLCTTLELDGRRLATVEHLLGAIAGCGLTHIELEVSGPEVPLLDGSAQVWVDAIARAGLVPAATAPRPAPRLQKPLVCQRGHSVITATPAQSLTLVGIIDFPQTAIGQQILTIELTPERFVNEIAPARTFGFSDQVEQLRQAGLIRGGNLDNALVCNGDSWLNPPLRFADEPVRHKLLDLLGDLALVGLPFPIAQILVYRGSHGLHIDLASALLNLYPRLSP; encoded by the coding sequence ATGGGATTATTATGGCCCTTAGATTATAATAAGGCCTGGACACTTGGCGAAGTTACTGAACTCCGTGGAATTGGTCTTCATTGCGGTGAAGAAGCCTTTGTGCGCTTACATCCCAGCCATACAGCTGGGGTTCAGATCCGGTGGTCTGATGGTGGGCCAGCAGCACCAGTAGCTTTGGACAAAGTACGTGAGAGCCGCTTGTGCACAACACTTGAGCTGGATGGGCGGCGCCTTGCGACAGTAGAACATCTACTGGGGGCTATTGCGGGCTGTGGCTTGACGCACATCGAGTTGGAGGTCAGCGGTCCTGAAGTTCCCCTGCTCGATGGTTCAGCTCAAGTTTGGGTCGATGCTATTGCTAGGGCGGGCCTGGTGCCAGCAGCGACAGCGCCACGGCCTGCACCAAGGCTTCAAAAGCCCCTAGTGTGTCAGCGTGGCCACAGTGTAATTACGGCCACACCTGCTCAGAGCCTTACTTTGGTAGGGATCATTGACTTTCCTCAGACTGCCATTGGCCAGCAGATACTTACCATTGAGCTAACTCCCGAGCGGTTTGTAAATGAGATTGCACCGGCCAGGACCTTTGGCTTCAGTGATCAGGTTGAACAGCTACGTCAGGCTGGACTGATCCGTGGTGGAAACCTTGACAACGCTCTGGTCTGCAACGGTGACAGTTGGCTAAATCCGCCGCTGCGGTTTGCTGACGAGCCGGTGCGTCATAAGCTTTTGGATTTGTTGGGTGATCTAGCCCTAGTAGGCTTACCCTTCCCTATAGCCCAGATCTTGGTTTACCGAGGATCTCATGGCCTTCACATCGACCTCGCGTCCGCTCTTCTAAATCTCTACCCTCGTCTATCACCTTGA
- a CDS encoding outer membrane protein assembly factor translates to MSAGLLLAMAGLFLLNTPTPVRWSVTLGSVFLLIPLLAAPSFARLESDGLFEKTPTELEKQDNRIPISEVVVEGIGNHPEQKYLELEVYGAMTIRRGDRVNRFDLQRNLKAIYASGWFSEVLIKPVRSILGVKLIVQVKPNPVLTGVTLETEDDILPEGVVEKIFGLDYGKTLNLNKLQAYVKNLQQLYFDRGYSLARVSGPTYINLDGIINLKVLVGTVASVDVQFLDRDGETNDGQGKLIRGNTQLWVINREVSTKSGKPFNRVQLEDDIKRLYRTGLFSDIKVTLKPVPGKLGKITVVLGIVEQTNSSLSGGLGYTQNQGVFGQAQYQSSSLLGRSWNLALSLTYGQYGGLASFTLTDPWIRGDRYRTSSRTSLFFSREVPQVFQSQNSGNISTVGDYANAASSYTYEIDNSKDLVGSRLDNITVAETQFPELSWFDYEGGSAALQRAGGDIILSRPLNNGNPFKAVPWSILFGLKLQNVRPINFAGSPRLYGVSYRDIRKGRTPKDRVICVAFNCASENNLVSVRLAATYNKLNSPRNPTSGNFFSFGTEQHISIGTGSPSFNRLRASYTHFVPVNWLKLPKACRSQARQQRNCSQTIGIQIKAGAILGQLPPYEAFCLGGSNSVRGWYSCNLAVSRSFGETTIEYRFPIISIFSGELFVDAGTSFGSQTDVPGNPGELLDKAGDGFSVGAGMIITTPVGPLRLEVASQDFVDEWRFNLGVGWKF, encoded by the coding sequence ATGTCCGCCGGATTACTTCTTGCGATGGCCGGGCTCTTTTTGCTTAACACTCCAACACCTGTCCGTTGGAGTGTAACTCTGGGTTCAGTCTTTTTGTTAATACCTCTTCTAGCCGCCCCCTCATTTGCCCGGCTTGAATCTGATGGTCTATTTGAGAAAACCCCAACGGAGCTAGAGAAGCAAGACAATCGTATACCTATCTCAGAAGTCGTAGTTGAGGGCATAGGTAATCATCCTGAACAAAAATACTTGGAGCTCGAGGTATATGGTGCGATGACTATTCGGCGAGGTGATCGTGTAAACCGCTTCGACCTCCAGCGTAATCTTAAAGCTATCTACGCCTCTGGCTGGTTCTCTGAGGTGCTCATTAAACCAGTTAGAAGCATACTTGGTGTCAAATTGATTGTGCAGGTAAAACCTAATCCTGTACTAACAGGAGTGACACTAGAGACAGAGGATGATATTTTACCTGAAGGAGTTGTGGAAAAAATCTTCGGTTTGGACTATGGCAAGACACTAAATCTGAATAAGCTGCAGGCCTATGTCAAAAATCTGCAACAGCTTTATTTTGACCGAGGTTATTCTTTGGCGCGCGTGAGTGGCCCCACCTACATTAACTTAGATGGCATCATAAACTTAAAGGTTTTGGTAGGTACAGTTGCAAGTGTGGACGTCCAATTTCTCGATCGTGACGGAGAAACAAATGATGGCCAGGGAAAGCTAATTCGTGGTAATACACAACTCTGGGTTATAAATCGTGAGGTTTCGACTAAGTCAGGCAAGCCTTTTAATCGTGTTCAGCTTGAAGATGATATTAAACGCTTATACAGAACCGGACTGTTCAGCGACATCAAAGTTACCCTCAAACCTGTGCCAGGCAAACTTGGCAAGATCACAGTTGTCCTAGGAATTGTTGAACAGACAAACAGTTCTCTCTCAGGTGGCCTTGGTTATACCCAGAATCAGGGTGTATTCGGGCAAGCACAATATCAAAGCAGCAGTCTGCTTGGCCGGTCTTGGAACCTAGCGCTCAGTTTAACGTACGGCCAATATGGTGGTTTGGCGAGCTTTACTCTTACTGATCCTTGGATACGTGGGGATCGTTACCGCACATCTTCTCGTACATCTCTGTTCTTCAGTCGCGAAGTACCACAGGTTTTTCAGAGCCAGAACAGTGGCAATATCAGTACTGTGGGTGACTACGCCAATGCTGCGAGTAGTTACACTTATGAGATTGACAACAGCAAAGATTTAGTTGGCAGTAGGCTAGATAACATAACTGTTGCGGAAACTCAATTTCCCGAATTGAGCTGGTTCGACTATGAAGGTGGCTCTGCAGCTTTGCAGCGGGCAGGTGGCGACATTATTCTTAGTAGGCCACTAAATAATGGAAATCCTTTTAAGGCTGTTCCTTGGAGCATACTTTTTGGTCTTAAGCTTCAGAATGTGAGACCGATCAATTTTGCTGGGAGCCCTCGTTTGTATGGAGTCAGCTATAGAGATATTCGCAAAGGGAGAACGCCTAAAGATAGAGTTATTTGTGTTGCCTTCAATTGTGCAAGTGAGAACAATTTAGTAAGCGTCCGCCTTGCTGCTACTTATAATAAACTCAATAGCCCTCGCAACCCTACATCAGGCAACTTCTTCAGCTTCGGTACTGAGCAGCATATCTCGATTGGTACAGGCTCACCAAGCTTTAATCGGCTACGTGCTAGCTATACCCATTTTGTCCCTGTCAATTGGCTAAAACTTCCAAAAGCCTGCCGATCACAAGCTAGGCAGCAGAGAAATTGTTCACAGACCATTGGTATCCAGATTAAGGCAGGAGCCATACTTGGTCAGTTGCCTCCGTATGAGGCTTTCTGTCTGGGAGGCTCTAACTCAGTGCGAGGTTGGTATAGTTGTAATTTAGCAGTCAGCCGCAGTTTCGGTGAGACAACCATTGAGTATCGCTTCCCAATCATAAGTATCTTCTCAGGTGAGCTCTTTGTAGATGCAGGAACATCCTTCGGTTCACAAACTGATGTGCCTGGCAACCCTGGTGAGCTGCTTGACAAAGCTGGTGACGGTTTCTCCGTAGGTGCAGGCATGATTATTACAACACCTGTTGGGCCCTTGCGATTGGAGGTAGCTAGCCAAGACTTCGTCGATGAGTGGCGTTTCAATCTCGGTGTCGGCTGGAAGTTTTGA